A single window of Vigna unguiculata cultivar IT97K-499-35 chromosome 1, ASM411807v1, whole genome shotgun sequence DNA harbors:
- the LOC114185542 gene encoding putative lysine-specific demethylase JMJ16 isoform X1 has product MEEAGYDYPKFRENENLSVPPGFVSLTSFILRKGGNVKKNDKSTTFPSASEQEPNCMKTELETNDINAYRQGLMHRPWINMDLSNNHKPEESHTKHLPMNLPLNPLRPKGTIRGCPSCSNCVKVTARWHPKDAIREALEEAPIFRPTEEEFKDTLKYIASVRSKAETYGICRIVPPTCWKPPCFLQREHIWEKSEFVAQIQRIDGHQKIMASACENTKSKRKRDVKVALGSQLCKRNTSTPNNHNVEECDCESEPGPKFSLKTFKEYADVFKNEYFNYNDKKKSIASNVKLAIPQQSEPSVENIEGEYGRIVQNPSEEIEVLCCNKLEAGIFSSGFPKVSDSVGAHSYPEYLKSGWNLNNMLSGSLLSFESPDVSCNLAPNVSVGMCFSAVNWKVEEHHLYSLSYIHLGEPKVWYSVPGRFAVNFETIRKKYLPDLHAGKHHMHDTMERQLSCSILKAEGIPVYRCVQYPREFVLVFPGAYHSGFDCGFNCSEAVSFAPLEWLLHGQNVVELYREQRKKTLLSYDKLLLGAANEAVRAQWETGLCMKSTSSDSLTYKGAYQKNEFLTKAFNSRIQSESLKRKFLTSSLVSQRMDEKFYATCRRECSICLCDLYLSAVGCSCSNDKFACLDHAKHFCSCTWSNKILLFRYEISELNVLRQALDGKLSAVFKWAKEYLGLTLNSVRSKPRPENVCGSTFPSQDLHMKKSISQTAANESIEKRRQLQEILNSSKRKQNEAVSRFSKKKQNEVVSQVPQTSGGTHSKTKTDLLRSSCASGKKGINSVGTKIDTEKVGSKVTTSKKEDPKASNVAPVTNLRYLSFLQEHELLDVSSDSMSSSSSSDSEAA; this is encoded by the exons ATGGAAGAAGCAGGTTATGATTACCCCAAATTTCGGGAGAACGAAAATCTTTCGGTGCCCCCTGGTTTTGTATCACTCACATCTTTCATTTTGAGAAAGGGTGGAAATGtcaagaaaaatgataaatctACAACCTTTCCATCTGCATCTGAACAAGAGCCAAACTGTATGAAGACTGAACTTGAGACGAATGACATTAATGCTTATAGGCAGGGTCTTATGCATCGGCCATGGATAAACATGGACCTGAGCAACAACCACAAGCCTGAGGAATCTCACACAAAGCATCTTCCTATG aacCTACCATTAAATCCTCTTCGTCCAAAGGGGACCATACGTGGATGTCCTAGTTGCAGTAATTGTGTGAAG GTAACAGCAAGGTGGCATCCTAAGGATGCAATAAGAGAAGCTTTGGAAGAAGCTCCTATCTTTCGCCCAACAGAAGAG GAATTCAAAGATACGCTTAAATATATTGCAAGTGTACGTTCCAAAGCAGAAACTTATGGAATTTGCCGAATTGTTCCTCCTACTTGCTGGAAACCACCATGCTTTCTTCAGAGAGAACACATATGGGAAAAGTCTGAATTTGTTGCTCAGATTCAGCGAATTGATGGACATCAAAAAATTATGGCCAGTGCTTGTGAAAATACAAAAAgcaagagaaaaagagatgtAAAAGTAGCTTTGGGCTCTCAGCTTTGTAAAAGAAACACTAGCACCCCAAATAACCATAATGTTGAAGAATGTGATTGTGAGTCCGAACCTGGTCCTAAATTCAGTCTCAAAACATTTAAGGAATATGCAGATGTGTTTAAGAACGAGTACTTCAATTACAATGATAAGAAGAAATCCATAGCTTCCAATGTAAAATTAGCTATTCCTCAGCAGTCGGAACCATCTGTGGAGAATATTGAGGGTGAATATGGCCGAATTGTTCAAAATCCTTCCGAAGAAATTGag GTGCTTTGTTGTAATAAGTTGGAGGCTGGAATATTTAGCAGTGGATTTCCTAAAGTTTCCGATTCTGTGGGGGCACACTCTTACCCTGAATATTTGAAATCTGGATGGAACTTGAATAATATGCTTTCAGGTTCCCTTCTTTCGTTTGAAAGCCCTGATGTTTCATGTAACCTTGCCCCCAATGTTAGTGTGGGAATGTGCTTCTCTGCTGTCAACTGG AAAGTTGAAGAACACCACTTATACTCATTATCGTACATACATCTGGGTGAACCAAAAGTGTGGTATAGCGTCCCAGGAAGATTTGCTGTCAACTTTGAAACAATTCGGAAAAAGTATCTACCAGATTTGCATGCAGGAAAGCATCATATGCATGACACTATG GAGAGGCAATTATCATGCTCCATATTGAAGGCAGAGGGTATACCTGTATATCGTTGTGTTCAGTATCCTCGTGAATTTGTTCTCGTCTTCCCTGGGGCATATCATTCAGGATTTGATTGTGGTTTCAACTGTTCTGAAGCAGTAAGTTTTGCTCCTCTTGAGTGGCTGCTTCATGGACAGAATGTTGTAGAGCTTTATCGTGAACAGAGGAAAAAGACATTACTTTCATATGACAAGCTTTTATTAGGAGCTGCAAATGAAGCTGTCAGGGCCCAATGGGAAACTGGTCTGTGCATGAAGAGCACATCCTCCGACAGCTTGACATATAAAGGTGCCTATCAGAAAAATGAGTTCTTAACAAAAGCTTTCAAC TCTCGCATTCAGAGTGAAAGTTTGAAGAGGAAATTTCTTACCAGTTCTTTAGTATCACAAAGGATGGATGAAAAATTTTATGCCACCTGTAGGAGGGAATGTAGTATTTGCCTGTGTGATTTATACTTGTCTGCTGTTGGGTGTTCATGTTCAAATGACAAGTTTGCATGTCTTGATCATGCAAAACATTTTTGTTCTTGCACTTGGAGCAACAAAATTCTCTTGTTCCGTTATGAAATCAGTGAGTTGAATGTTCTTCGTCAAGCCTTGGACGGGAAATTAAGTGCAGTCTTTAAATGGGCCAAAGAGTATCTCGGATTAACTTTGAACTCTGTGAGATCAAAACCACGCCCAGAAAATGTTTGTGGTTCAACTTTCCCTTCCCAAGACTTGCATATGAAAAAATCTATATCCCAGACAGCAGCAAATGAATCAATAGAGAAACGACGTCAATTGCAGGAAATATTGAATTcatcaaaaagaaaacaaaatgaagCGGTTTCACGTTTTtccaaaaagaaacaaaatgaagTGGTTTCCCAGGTCCCGCAAACTTCTGGTGGCACTCATTCGAAAACGAAGACAGATTTGCTTCGGTCAAGCTGTGCAAGTGGTAAGAAAGGAATCAATTCTGTTGGCACCAAAATTGATACGGAGAAGGTTGGGAGCAAGGTAACAACTTCAAAGAAAGAAGATCCAAAAGCATCTAATGTTGCTCCGGTTACAAACTTAAGATATTTGTCTTTTCTACAAGAACATGAGTTACTTGATGTTTCATCTGATAGTATGAGTAGCTCTTCGTCATCGGATTCTGAAGCTGCATAA
- the LOC114178852 gene encoding protein CUP-SHAPED COTYLEDON 3-like, translated as MGLRDIGASLPPGFRFYPSDEELVCHYLYKKIANEEVLKGTLVEIDLHICEPWQLPEVAKLNANEWYFFSFRDRKYATGFRTNRATTSGYWKATGKDRTVLDPTTQEVVGMRKTLVFYRNRAPNGIKTGWIMHEFRLETPHMPPKEDWVLCRVFHKSKEENNSSKMMYEYETTPQSLTMASSSPTMNRFSTSFPSSMPLPSHHHHHHHHFNANQNSSFMDLLHFSRDTNTNNTIVTQITSKGDDGYGFLWDMDLEENGLQDAVASNLDAITFEIDNNNNENNMVFL; from the exons ATGGGTCTCAGAGACATTGGTGCTTCACTGCCTCCTGGGTTTCGGTTCTATCCCAGTGACGAGGAATTGGTCTGCCATTACCTCTACAAAAAGATCGCAAATGAGGAAGTTCTCAAGGGTACCTTGGTGGAAATCGACCTCCACATATGTGAACCATGGCAACTCCCAG AGGTGGCGAAGCTGAATGCGAACGAGTGGTACTTCTTCAGCTTCCGGGACCGCAAATACGCGACGGGGTTTCGAACAAACCGAGCAACCACTTCAGGGTATTGGAAAGCAACAGGAAAGGATCGAACGGTGCTGGATCCGACCACGCAAGAGGTTGTAGGGATGAGGAAAACGTTGGTGTTCTACAGGAACAGAGCTCCGAATGGCATCAAAACTGGGTGGATCATGCATGAGTTCCGCTTGGAGACCCCACACATGCCTCCAAAG GAGGACTGGGTGCTATGTAGAGTCTTCCACAAAagcaaagaagaaaacaacagttcaaaaatgatgtacGAGTATGAAACAACACCTCAATCCCTAACCATGGCTTCGTCATCGCCCACCATGAACAGATTTTCCACCTCTTTCCCTTCCTCCATGCCATTGCCaagccaccaccaccatcatcatcaccatTTCAACGCAAACCAAAACTCTTCTTTCATGGATCTTCTTCACTTCTCTCGGGacaccaacaccaacaacaCCATCGTTACTCAAATTACTTCCAAAGGTGATGATGGATATGGTTTCTTATGGGACATGGATTTGGAAGAAAATGGCCTACAAGATGCCGTGGCTTCAAACTTGGATGCTATAACCTTCGAGatcgataataataataatgaaaataatatggTGTTCCTATAG
- the LOC114185542 gene encoding putative lysine-specific demethylase JMJ16 isoform X2 has protein sequence MYIMKEFKDTLKYIASVRSKAETYGICRIVPPTCWKPPCFLQREHIWEKSEFVAQIQRIDGHQKIMASACENTKSKRKRDVKVALGSQLCKRNTSTPNNHNVEECDCESEPGPKFSLKTFKEYADVFKNEYFNYNDKKKSIASNVKLAIPQQSEPSVENIEGEYGRIVQNPSEEIEVLCCNKLEAGIFSSGFPKVSDSVGAHSYPEYLKSGWNLNNMLSGSLLSFESPDVSCNLAPNVSVGMCFSAVNWKVEEHHLYSLSYIHLGEPKVWYSVPGRFAVNFETIRKKYLPDLHAGKHHMHDTMERQLSCSILKAEGIPVYRCVQYPREFVLVFPGAYHSGFDCGFNCSEAVSFAPLEWLLHGQNVVELYREQRKKTLLSYDKLLLGAANEAVRAQWETGLCMKSTSSDSLTYKGAYQKNEFLTKAFNSRIQSESLKRKFLTSSLVSQRMDEKFYATCRRECSICLCDLYLSAVGCSCSNDKFACLDHAKHFCSCTWSNKILLFRYEISELNVLRQALDGKLSAVFKWAKEYLGLTLNSVRSKPRPENVCGSTFPSQDLHMKKSISQTAANESIEKRRQLQEILNSSKRKQNEAVSRFSKKKQNEVVSQVPQTSGGTHSKTKTDLLRSSCASGKKGINSVGTKIDTEKVGSKVTTSKKEDPKASNVAPVTNLRYLSFLQEHELLDVSSDSMSSSSSSDSEAA, from the exons ATGTACATTATGAAGGAATTCAAAGATACGCTTAAATATATTGCAAGTGTACGTTCCAAAGCAGAAACTTATGGAATTTGCCGAATTGTTCCTCCTACTTGCTGGAAACCACCATGCTTTCTTCAGAGAGAACACATATGGGAAAAGTCTGAATTTGTTGCTCAGATTCAGCGAATTGATGGACATCAAAAAATTATGGCCAGTGCTTGTGAAAATACAAAAAgcaagagaaaaagagatgtAAAAGTAGCTTTGGGCTCTCAGCTTTGTAAAAGAAACACTAGCACCCCAAATAACCATAATGTTGAAGAATGTGATTGTGAGTCCGAACCTGGTCCTAAATTCAGTCTCAAAACATTTAAGGAATATGCAGATGTGTTTAAGAACGAGTACTTCAATTACAATGATAAGAAGAAATCCATAGCTTCCAATGTAAAATTAGCTATTCCTCAGCAGTCGGAACCATCTGTGGAGAATATTGAGGGTGAATATGGCCGAATTGTTCAAAATCCTTCCGAAGAAATTGag GTGCTTTGTTGTAATAAGTTGGAGGCTGGAATATTTAGCAGTGGATTTCCTAAAGTTTCCGATTCTGTGGGGGCACACTCTTACCCTGAATATTTGAAATCTGGATGGAACTTGAATAATATGCTTTCAGGTTCCCTTCTTTCGTTTGAAAGCCCTGATGTTTCATGTAACCTTGCCCCCAATGTTAGTGTGGGAATGTGCTTCTCTGCTGTCAACTGG AAAGTTGAAGAACACCACTTATACTCATTATCGTACATACATCTGGGTGAACCAAAAGTGTGGTATAGCGTCCCAGGAAGATTTGCTGTCAACTTTGAAACAATTCGGAAAAAGTATCTACCAGATTTGCATGCAGGAAAGCATCATATGCATGACACTATG GAGAGGCAATTATCATGCTCCATATTGAAGGCAGAGGGTATACCTGTATATCGTTGTGTTCAGTATCCTCGTGAATTTGTTCTCGTCTTCCCTGGGGCATATCATTCAGGATTTGATTGTGGTTTCAACTGTTCTGAAGCAGTAAGTTTTGCTCCTCTTGAGTGGCTGCTTCATGGACAGAATGTTGTAGAGCTTTATCGTGAACAGAGGAAAAAGACATTACTTTCATATGACAAGCTTTTATTAGGAGCTGCAAATGAAGCTGTCAGGGCCCAATGGGAAACTGGTCTGTGCATGAAGAGCACATCCTCCGACAGCTTGACATATAAAGGTGCCTATCAGAAAAATGAGTTCTTAACAAAAGCTTTCAAC TCTCGCATTCAGAGTGAAAGTTTGAAGAGGAAATTTCTTACCAGTTCTTTAGTATCACAAAGGATGGATGAAAAATTTTATGCCACCTGTAGGAGGGAATGTAGTATTTGCCTGTGTGATTTATACTTGTCTGCTGTTGGGTGTTCATGTTCAAATGACAAGTTTGCATGTCTTGATCATGCAAAACATTTTTGTTCTTGCACTTGGAGCAACAAAATTCTCTTGTTCCGTTATGAAATCAGTGAGTTGAATGTTCTTCGTCAAGCCTTGGACGGGAAATTAAGTGCAGTCTTTAAATGGGCCAAAGAGTATCTCGGATTAACTTTGAACTCTGTGAGATCAAAACCACGCCCAGAAAATGTTTGTGGTTCAACTTTCCCTTCCCAAGACTTGCATATGAAAAAATCTATATCCCAGACAGCAGCAAATGAATCAATAGAGAAACGACGTCAATTGCAGGAAATATTGAATTcatcaaaaagaaaacaaaatgaagCGGTTTCACGTTTTtccaaaaagaaacaaaatgaagTGGTTTCCCAGGTCCCGCAAACTTCTGGTGGCACTCATTCGAAAACGAAGACAGATTTGCTTCGGTCAAGCTGTGCAAGTGGTAAGAAAGGAATCAATTCTGTTGGCACCAAAATTGATACGGAGAAGGTTGGGAGCAAGGTAACAACTTCAAAGAAAGAAGATCCAAAAGCATCTAATGTTGCTCCGGTTACAAACTTAAGATATTTGTCTTTTCTACAAGAACATGAGTTACTTGATGTTTCATCTGATAGTATGAGTAGCTCTTCGTCATCGGATTCTGAAGCTGCATAA